gtttatattatgaacCCATAATTACTGAAACATATCGTCTTAAGGAGAATGAGAAATTAAagtatttaaataaattaaaattaaattataattctAGACATTATCTCAGATTCAAGAAATATTCTGGGTTACATGACAACATCATATTGTACCCTTCTGTTGGAGATCCTAGCCAGAGTAATATAATTTGCGAACAGAACCGTGATAACACTACAAATGTAGGTTATATTGATGATGCAAATTatgtgaaaaataaaatattttctgatgaatcatttatatatactatagttaaagaaataaaaaaaaaagagctCGATAATTTACCTAGTTCCTATTTAAATATGTGGAGATGGTGTGATAAAAGACAATTcaaatcattttttcattatcatgaaggtttaataaataagaGAGATGATGGTAATTCTATAAGTGTTCCTAATTcttattatcaaaaaatgacATTTGATTcagtatataaatttatagaTTCAATTAATCATCTTTTTGTTACATATGAAAATTCAAACTATATCCATTCCTTGATTTCACCAACTTATGGACTGGATATAAAGAGTTCTCTAAAAGAAGTTCCTTTGTGTATACACCCGACTAAcctttgaaaaattaagaTATAGTAATTAAAGAGGGGTGTAAATAAGTAAACTATAGAATCGGTATTTTCGAGGCAGGTACATATACATTTTGGcggtatatttttaatgccatttttttaattcatttatatatacatgcttttctttttcttttaaattattattagtttattcattcattattttatttttttattgacAATGGAAGCAATAAGTGCATCCTTGTTATTAGTGTTTATTTAGTTAATTTataaacgaaaaaaatgggcatgtttatcattttttcattaactctgcatttttttcatattaatgTGAAAGCTgaattttgttattattttcgtcAATTTCGTTAGTTACAAACTTACGCAATGCGTGCTTTTTTAgatattcatttaaaatttactttaaaattttataaaaaaataaaaagtgaaaggggaaaaaaaaataatataaaaaataattgatgGACGCATTTTTATTAGAATTTATTGTAACTCTTTAAATGATTTTCTGAGCAAACAACAAAAAGTGGTAAATGGCAACCCCCTATTCAAGCCATTTACATAATCTtcaaatttgtttattctTGGTATTGTTTCAACAGCTAAAAGCAAGAATGGTATGATATGTTGATAAAATCcaagaaaatgaattatcaaaagaatgaataaattaagtatataaataataaataatatatgatcACAAAGTATATTgctttatatttgtatgtATGAAATTTCTTATATCTAATACTAATATACATTGTGAAATAAGTTAGagaattaatataaatatatttataattgaatacatatgtatattaccTTCATACATTCCATCATGTAAGGTTATGGAAGCtctgtatttttttttagggTCGGATATTTGGATGTTTGAAAATTcgattataattttgttatcTGTTAAGTATAATGAAAGACATATGTATGTTCTTTTTATGCACAATAAAACTTAAATATGAAAACTAATGTATGTGgtacttattttttttttgagacCTTCAAGTATTATTTCAAATCCTAAAAGATTATAAAGTGTTTCCAATTTCTTCGTCCATTCATTTTGGATGTGATCTCTATGCAATTTAACGGTTTTATATTCTGCGAAAAtgcacaaaaaatattaaagagTACATTGCGAAATATTGTAAGTTCATcgtatatatgtatgtgtATTCCTATAAATATGCATCATTCTGGATATATAGCGgtgttaatataatttaccTTGCTTAGAGGCATCGAAgtttttgaaaattaaGTTGAGTTGATAATTTACTTCATCAATTAGTTTAGGATATTCATCtaactttttttcttcttcctATAAAGAAAGCGTCGAAGCAAAGCGAAAAAAGccatgaaaataaatatgaatatataggTGTATATGAAGGGAAAAAATactatttcattttattctATTTTTCTTACTAAAGCGCTTTCCTTTAGCTCGGTTACAAGAACAGTGTTTGCCTCAATttctatataaataattgtagtaaaaaacaaaaatgaactagtaaataagtaaatatatatatagtggtaaaatacaataataaaCGAAGTGgcattataaaaaatgtaaaaaaataatagtaaatataataacaaaatttgCAAGTGTACCATAAGTTATTCTATTTATcgacttttttttttctcttgTCTTATTTTTCATGATTTCGATTTGTTCTAAAATTTccaagaaaaaaaaataataataaatatattggtTTGAGAAAATTTGcaattttcaaatatgCTATATATAAGACAATGGAAGTGTATTGCTCAATAGCTAGCTATCTAAATAATCAAgtaaatacataaataaatagatGCATGTATGTTCACACACACACTAATAATGGTTATATCTGTATTCTCTCAATAAATCGTACTTTTCTCCTGCTCtatatatgatattaaATCATTATACTGCTCTTCATTGTTATCagtaattttatttaactGCAATTGGAgagttttttttacttcGCTACTATCTAGTAATTCTTCCATTTggcatatttttatttcagtaattatattttggtGTGACctttatattgttataCTATTATTTCTATTCCTATTTGTATTATCACCCCGTCTaggtatttttttattatttttacaaataaagTCCCGTAATATATCGTATAGTTTAAGATGAAATATTAACGGTTATGATTGGGCAGGATATTACGCTTTATTGTATATGAATACTGTGCgtattatatatagctgtatataataatatatatactaattatacatatttttaatgctTATATGCacgcatatatattatgtatagatatatttataatagcCCTTCTCACATTTTcccaaatatttttcatatgcTTGTATTCacgaattaaaaaaattactaaAACATTGTTGCCAAagattatattaaaaaaaaaatattaagtTGTAGCATAAAAGCGTTAacagaaatatatataaaaatgaaatgaaaataataaagcttgcaaaattgataaatttataaaactaATAAACTGATAAAATTTACATAATCGATAAACTTAATAAATGGTTAATTcgtattttataatttacgatattaaaattatttttgattttgGAGGGAAAAGAAAAGAAGCAACCTtaccatatatatttaataatagtCCAATCATACaaagcatatatattgtcttgttttttttttttatcaatttttatcatttatatagaCGAAATTCAGAAAggaaaattaatttataatttttgttcatAAACTTACAACCTcatatcataattttaaatgaacgaaaaaaaaaaattaatataaatgtaagAAATTACACAATGCTTTGCATATATTgctgatatatttttttcactgATTTTTTACTTAAGCGAAGATATATGCATAacacaataaaaaataatataaaaataatattattatgaaataaaaaatataaaataataaataagtaaaataaaatgtgtacgttaaaaatatcaaacGTAAAATGCAAAATTATGGGGGATGATATAATGGCATAATGAATGTGAAAAATGGCCGGAGCAATAAATTGCTTAAAggtttttatctttttgatttttaattttcgCTTAGTGAACGTATTAAGCCCAAAAAGAGGGAAATATCatgaaatagaaaaataacttataaaatttaCTTCCCTCTATCcgattttaattattactTTGCAAGGATATTTCTTGcatttctattttttttaacatgtCTTGTAATAAATTTGCATTTTGACTAATCTTCGAGTTTACAAGGTCTATGTTTTTTTGTGCTTCTTCTAGGGTACTATCTAATTTCGATTGTTGCTTTTCTAAAtctaagaaaaaaatggaatcAGTAGCAATATAAGTAAAAGAGGGTATTTAAGTGcgcaatataaaaaatagtatattCAAAACAATTAATGgaaaaaaggaataaaaCATTCGAGCTTATGTCGaattaattgttttttttctttctatACCATCTAGTCGTGTAGAAAACGACTGGGCATTATCATGTATTTTCTTCAATTGTTGAAGCCTGGATAAAAGATTAGGAATCATATGATGTGTTTTTTTCCAGACAtctaaaattttaaaaagttcATCAATTGATTCTTCATAGTTTCCCTTTtcttttgttatatttaatacatcttttttaaacttttttaaatttagaAATTCTGATTGAAgattttgcatttttttttttacattttctaATTTACTAGAATCTAATAAgcttaatttattatataaatctaATATGGCATGATTTAGGTCATCATATGGAAGCATAGACATTTTTTCAACTCCtaaaattttttccatGTGTGCAATTTTCCTTTCAAGTATTAGCAAATCTTTTACTTGAAcatcttttatttcatcatttttttctttggCACTATTAAGAGTATATATTCCAATTTTTCTCATAAAAGAATcaatatcttttattttttcgtcATCAGAAGTTTTTTCATCGTTTAGTTTGATAAAGTCATTGAAAGTATCATCATtttgcaatttttttagcatttcataaataatttcCCCATTTTTAgaatcattattattagtaaATTCCTTTGATATATCATTTTGctttttcacatttttttttttcaagaTTTTGACTAatttatcatcatttaaaatgttattaatatcatttttgAGTGCAAATAATTCTAATAAAACTTCGGGGGGTTCTCTATtatgcataatttttttgacaATTTGTTCATGCTCTATTAGTTCGTTTTTATCTAATTGGTTTTCttcgttttttttgataCTAGTATCACCATTTTCTGCATTTTCGTCATTTTGGTTATTTTTAGCTATATCGTTAATATATACCATCATATCTTCAATTTcacattttaatttttgtaaatatgaTAACGGATCATTTAAATAAGAACTCaagttattattatattcataattcGTTGCGTCATTATATCGAATTTTGGAAGGGTCGATTTCTACAATAACCCCATTATTGTAACATCTAAATGTTTTGTTCTTATAAAATtcgtataaatataaaggtTTATTGTTTTCACTTTCATCTAAAATtgcattattatcattattgaaaattttaacatcatttttatttccattaaGATTAGTTATGAGATTggcatttttttcatctaatgaaatactttttttatttattattttttctccGTACTCGgatgataaaattttattttctatttttccATTATCTTGTTTTGACACAGTACTAGATAAATATGTGTCTAATGGCGATGaatatatgttaatattaatttcgtccaaaaaatgtttattcATGTTAACtatatctttatataattcagTAGAATTATTATGACATATTGAATAATTCGATGTATCAGgaatatattcaaatacATCTTTTTCTTGAGATGGAAAAACGAAGTTTCTCATGTCTACTTTTATGTTTTCCTTTCCCAaattcttatttttatttatgtgtaACACATCTTCTTTATTACTAGTATAATCTGACCCAAATAATTTACTTATTCGTTTTTTGCTCATcatttgtttgttttttaacttTATTCCCTGTGTAAAACTACTATTATTGTCATCATGTTTAAAATGATACGAATCGTCAATTTCATGCCCCTCCGAAGCATATTGATTcttatgaatattttcttcGATATCATACTGAGTATTCATCGATCTATCTTCtactatattttcttcattttcttttactAATGGCGATTGTGGAGAAATTAACTCCTCTCTTTTTAGAATATtgtctatattatttgtactATTAATTGATTTTACATTTCCCTCATTTTTACCCTGTATCCTATAGTTTTCCTTCTCATTGTGCTCgtattttttactattttcattttttgcaATATTTTCAGATTGGTCACATTGTTCTATTTGACCAAAATcgaaaatatgaaaattttcTTTGCTTTGTTCTTTTGaggtttttttttcaatttttttcatgttttgagaatatattttttgttatttttttgtttactTGAATTAGTAGtggatatataattatctAATGTAAgcattaaatatatgtatattattttttttttaattttgaacaaattgaataaaaatataacacaTTAGGCATATATTGTATAAACTTAGGTTGAGGAAattataagaaaatatatgaaatatgtatgtttttttcattataatgcattttattcttatatattgcactattatattatatttgtaatgCTTTAtgatgttatatttttattttgttcgtCTATGCCATTTCATTTtggtattttatttttaattttttttgcatttttacttaagaaaaaaaactgaaaactaagaaaatatatttataaaaaaagaaaaaggccgcgataaataaaaatatatatattgtatacatatgtaGCCTTGTGCAGCAACTTAGCAAAGGGTTTGCAGTATTGCTATATGTTTATGTAATTTCTctattttccatattttttaaaaagggtgtaacatattttttatacagtctacaaaattatattaagatatatttattgtatttaaaaaaaatataaatatacagtTTAACcgtttatattatttaatattacaCACAGTAgtgttataaaaatatataatgctcaaaaaaatattcttatAAACATAAACCTTGTCATATGTTACAGTCTTTTATTGAagatttattatatatgcttGTAGAAAAATAGACATTTGTTATTCAAACTAATATAAcaatgattttttttatattacaaaaggttaattttataaagttatttcattttttcataagtTCCTGAAAATTACTAacaggaaataaaaattttatttttttttaaaaatgcttataaaataataaataattgaaAGGATACCCTTGTACTTAATTATTCAAAGACTACCATAGTTAACAACACCGGAGTGGATTAATAAACAATTTcattgttaaaaaaataaaaaatgacgAAAAATATGTTGGTTATATGCGATAAAAAcaatgtttatttttattattaatttttttaatgattatatttcttcatatatgtatgtttGTACAACTGCACACAAACAAATGTACGAGTTGTATATGTAtagtatttataaaatatatatttatatttacatgtaactatttcattttatgaatattgCCTTAGTAGTAATCGAAAAATTAGCTATTCATTCAAAGTTTAATACTTTTAAGCGTGAGCAAACAAAAGAATgcgaataaaataataataataataatattaaggTAAACCTAGTGATAATTAAGTTtcattgaaaaaaataattgtaattatatgtaaagctaaataaaataataaatatatagcattttgtttttaagCAACTCTTAAAAACACTGAAACAAGTATAAGGTGTCTAAGGATGCGATTTTAAACGAGTATACATTTTCCCcaattttgataaaatgcAAACCCTTCCATATTTCAtgctaaaaataaaacaattataCAGTACATACACATGGATATATGTAAATGTATAAcaattatttgtattgcgaaattataaattaagaatatataattaaggCTAATACAAAactttataaaatataattttgaaataatatattatataaaaaatatacctcgacaatttcaaaaaataagtacaaaaattattactatAAGATAATGTGctttattgaaaatatggatatatatgcatttttttgttaaattacacttgagaaaataaaaaaaaaaaattagcaaagattaaaaaattgtaattgCTAACAAGTTTATGTgaattttctaaaattgaaaagcaaaaaaataaacgtttgtaaaattatatgggcacatttataaatcatttattaacaaataaCGCACAAGATCTGGGCAATACgtgacaaaaaaaaagagggAATATGAATATGAAATTTGTTcgcatataataatactgatcatgaaaaaagaattttacatatttttaaaaagaaaaagatatTAAGATACAATtgcaaatttatatttacattcattaatttccataatattaatacttctttgcatattatatatactatatataatatgcattttttcttatgtttttttgtttaaatgtttgttttattatttgttttaaaaatatgttttaataatacataaCTGCCATTAAATAGCATACAAGAGTATGCACTAATTAAAactcattatatttatattagtatacatatatatatacataataaagGTGGCGCAATTATATAAGCTTTACAAGCAATCCTTATTAACTTAggtttatgtatatatattaatatatatatcacataccttttgtttttttttccacgGAATATTCAATATAGTTATTGATAGATTATATGTCAACACTGAAAGAGACGGCAGAGAAACACATAGAAGGACAAACATAAggtaattttatattataatatgaaaaaataaaagataaatattttataagtttaaaattaaatataaaaaaagtgaatgctaaaatggaatatttcaaatgcaaaaaataaattcacacatacatatacatatattataagtACATATGTAATGCTACAACATGCATATTTTGGgcaattatgaaaatagtacatatatatacttatgaAAATTCAATAATGTGgaaaattgataaaatataattaacacatttatattacgctaacacttttattttgtatattaatATCTACAAAATGTATGgacatatatgtattcgAAAATAACAtctcaattttttttaagttgtAATAGGTTTACTACAAGacgaatatttttaaataggGCAAAGATGGGtaaagaaacaaaaaaaaatacgaaTATgcaatgtatatataattgtgtAACACTGAGGAAGTTTTGGTATTCCTCAAATATGTAGCATgcattatgcatatatacataatattataaatttgttgATTGGGAATGTTATTAATGTACATTTTTCATCTAAAAAAGTGTTACATTAATCCACCAAAATATTATGGATAGCTtcctatatatttaacgATGGAATGGATGTCCCTAATTTGACAAtcacaaattttatattatgatttttgtatttcatatgataaaataatgctaagttttttataataataattatagttatgttttatattttatatattttttgtttgtatTCACtgcatttaaatatttgtaaGCGCGTATATCATTcactatatttttgttgACTGATTTGCAGTGAGATTTTTGAATTTGCTAAAGCCGGCAATGTTTTTGTTGCCGGAGGTTCAATCACCTGATAGGAAATTGCCATTTAAGGAGAAGTTATTATGGACCGCAGTATCAttgtttgtatttttaatatgttGTCAAATACCGCTATATGGTATAATAACAAGTAAATCAAGTGATCCGTTTTATTGGATGCGTGTTATTTTAGCATCAAACAGAGGAACATTGATGGAGTTAGGTATATCACCTATAGTTACTAGTGGTATGGTTATGCAGCTATTAGCTGGTTCTAAAATTATAGATGTTGATCAAAGTTTAAAAGAAGATAGAACGTTATTTCAAGGAGCCCAAAAATTATTAGGATTATTAATAACGCTAGGTGAAGCTATTGCTTATGTCGTTAGTGGTATATATGGCAATTTATCAGAAATCGGAACAGGACATgctatattaataattttacaattattttttgctGGCGTTGTagttatattattagatGAGTTGCTACAAAAGGGTTATGGTTTAGGTTCTggtatatcattatttatagcTACAAATATATGTGAAACTATTGTGTGGAAATCCTTTAGCCCTACAACTATAAATACAGATAAAGGAATTGAATTTGAAGGTGCCAtaatatcattaatatattgtttatttacagaatttaataaaatatcagctttaaaaaaatcttTTTATAGAACTCATGCTCCAAATgtaacaaatttattagcTACTATTTTggtatttttaattgttatatatttacaagGATTTAGAGTAGATTTATCTGTGAAATATCAAACTGTAAGAGGTCAACAAGGAACATATCCAATTAAGTTATTTTATACCAGTAATATACCAATTATATTACAAACTGCATTAGTATCTaatttatactttttttcccaaatattatacaaaagATTTTCTAATAGTATACTAGTAAATATACTTGGACAATGGCAAGAAATCGAATCAAATGGCACATCTGTACCTATAGGTGGTAtagcatattatatatcgCCTCCAAATTCCTTTGCAGATATAACAAATGATCCATTTCATAcactaatatatatttcatttgttCTTGTTTCTTGTGcctttttttcaaaaacaTGGATAGAAGTATCTGGAAGTTCTGCTAAAGATGTAGCTAAACAATTAAGAGATCAACATATTGGTATGAGAGGTCATAGAGATACACCAACATCTTTAACACGCGTATTTAATAGATATATACCAACTGCAGCTGCATTTGGAGGTATGTGTATTGGCGCTTTGACAATATTAGCTGATTTCCTTGGAGCCTTAGGTAGTGGTACGGGTATTTTGCTAGCCGTTACCATAATTTACCAATTTTACGAAATGCTAGTCAAAGAACAAGAAAAAGCCACCTCCCTGTTTTAGGCACATTACTCGTTCATGCGTGTATGTATCTGCTCACATTTTTCGAGATATATCGTGTACCATTAttgcatatttatgtatataatatttatatgtaggtgtatatatatattttttataacctaatttttcttattcATAAGCCccttttattaattttccatttttttttaactgtCATTATaggaaaaattattaatacatgtgcttatataatatatacatgcaaatttaaatgtattataaataataagtaaatatacatatgaaTACCCTAGCGAATTTATTCAATTGTCTATCACATACATAATTTGCATACAAGCATGTGctgtatgtatatatttatacgtccaattattatttttcttacaATATTTCCTagaataaaattgtatatgcatatgtatatatatatatatatatatatatatatatacatgttgATTATAGAgcatataaattttcttaTATCTCAcctttttttgaaatatttgaataattatataaaataaacgaaaagatatgaaaaattatatttaaaaaaataagtaaattGCACATGCTGAAAggattttttaatttttgttatttttacgTATTAAACGCCaaagtatattaaaattacaTTATGATGTTTATAtaggtatatatatgtgtgcatGTTGAATAAtctgtatataatatgtactttatttaatttaaaattgttttttatatcaaagtttaattaaaaacaattaaaaaaagcaTGAGATAAATAGAAATGGTACCAAcgtttaaaaaatttataagtTTCTTTAGTTGTAAAACAAATGGCAGCTGttcgaaaaaattatatcacagaaaaaatgaaaagaaacaaaaataaaccatatatatatatataatacaattcATATGTAGATggctttattattacaaaaaatagaaaCATTTTCAAAAGTTGTTTTAACAgatttatacaaataaacTAAAGTCTATTATTTCGAAGGACTGGATCATTTCTGTGAAGATATTAATATCTGggtttatatttaaatcgTTCTTTGGTATATTCCATGTGATCAATATATCAGcattatattctttatatggaattatacataaatataacaaaacaTTTTCATGCATTTGCGTATTACATTTGGTTATTTTTTGTGCTCCTACAactaaaatataatttttttgtgaatGTGGAACAgattcattatttaaaatgattttattttctaagCTAGTATTTTCATTTGCTAAATcgtcaaaataatattttcctttttcttttatatctatatcTTTATAACATACAATTTCGATTACTAaacaattattattgtatttatGAGCATATACCTCTTGATTGTCTGGTATTGttctatattttgatatatcTATGTAATCATTAggtatattcattttaatgTATTTTCCAAAAAAGTAATTTTCGTGcaatttcttcatttttaaacCTTCCTAAGGCATATaccaaattattttgtatttatatgtatatatatgctgGCTTTGCACTGATTACTAATTTTAGCAATGTATTCAATACAAGATTCGAGCAGTTCCtttacataataataagcATGTTATACATAATGTGtttacacatttttttacaacAACAAACGAGTATtcttaatataaaatttgataGTTGCACATAAGGTTTTAATTCCGTAATTTCTtttgcatataatatttgtttattagtattgatttaagaaaaaaggagaaatgaaaaaaacaagtGAACGAtgaatgaaataaattgataaaaatcatgtataataatatcggtatttcatttaaagCACGTAGAATGCTTGTAATACCTTATTAGTTTAAAGGGGGAAAATGAagtatgcatatttttaaaaggaTATTTTACAGAATACCGtaaaatgaatatgtactaaagaataaatattcatgTATATTATACCTATTAATATACGACACATGTAAAAATGAgatcattttattttttatgatttttcTTGTATAtagcaaaaaaaacatgcaaaataaatttatattcaatCGAGTTGTTTATAAGGTGTATGgcttaaataatatttctaaatgaaaaattggaaaacgaagaaaagaaacaaaaataatcatccactataaaaataatactacCTTTACTACTGCTACTTCTATACTATAAACATGtaagaaaaaaagtaaaaaaaacttatgTTTTTCtacaatttatttataatatcaaTTTGATGCAGactattaaaataattctaaatttttatttccaatatatttttaaatatattttgaattttcccttctttcttatatttttgtttttctttacttctctataaaatatagaatatttatggcaatatgcacatatatgtattgtATACGTGCGCAATATCcaaatatgtaaaattaaaaaaattgtattatatgtatacataaaaaatttcacataatataatatatttatgtattttataagcataacaaaaaatgtacATAACATTAGCTTATAAATGGTCTCTATAAATTGCTGTTAAGCAACGGGAAAGTAAATCTGCTTTTGCATGAaattttatgcatatatatatatatataattaatgcatataatatatgaatttaaGGCACatgggaaaaaatattcccctttaatattagtattaataaatttaaaaaattatatctgTAAagtttacaaaataatagtatagTATTTTATCTAAAACAACGTTATATatcttatattttatacataaaaaatatgcacaaataagttaaaaatttccctattgtttaaaaaaaataatggaagcattttcattaaattcaaaaaaaataattaataataatggtaCATAGAATTTTGTATACATAAAACAGTGGTAGAAAattaaatgtttttaaaaaaaaattttattttacaagCTTATCATTTATCTACGTTAACATTCAcgttttattaatttttaaagtgtcaacatattttcatta
This DNA window, taken from Plasmodium berghei ANKA genome assembly, chromosome: 13, encodes the following:
- a CDS encoding kinetochore protein SPC25, putative, coding for MEELLDSSEVKKTLQLQLNKITDNNEEQYNDLISYIEQEKKQIEIMKNKTREKKKSINRITYEIEANTVLVTELKESALEEEKKLDEYPKLIDEVNYQLNLIFKNFDASKQEYKTVKLHRDHIQNEWTKKLETLYNLLGFEIILEDNKIIIEFSNIQISDPKKKYRASITLHDGMYEAVETIPRINKFEDYVNGLNRGLPFTTFCCLLRKSFKELQ
- a CDS encoding dynactin subunit 2, putative, whose amino-acid sequence is MKKIEKKTSKEQSKENFHIFDFGQIEQCDQSENIAKNENSKKYEHNEKENYRIQGKNEGNVKSINSTNNIDNILKREELISPQSPLVKENEENIVEDRSMNTQYDIEENIHKNQYASEGHEIDDSYHFKHDDNNSSFTQGIKLKNKQMMSKKRISKLFGSDYTSNKEDVLHINKNKNLGKENIKVDMRNFVFPSQEKDVFEYIPDTSNYSICHNNSTELYKDIVNMNKHFLDEININIYSSPLDTYLSSTVSKQDNGKIENKILSSEYGEKIINKKSISLDEKNANLITNLNGNKNDVKIFNNDNNAILDESENNKPLYLYEFYKNKTFRCYNNGVIVEIDPSKIRYNDATNYEYNNNLSSYLNDPLSYLQKLKCEIEDMMVYINDIAKNNQNDENAENGDTSIKKNEENQLDKNELIEHEQIVKKIMHNREPPEVLLELFALKNDINNILNDDKLVKILKKKNVKKQNDISKEFTNNNDSKNGEIIYEMLKKLQNDDTFNDFIKLNDEKTSDDEKIKDIDSFMRKIGIYTLNSAKEKNDEIKDVQVKDLLILERKIAHMEKILGVEKMSMLPYDDLNHAILDLYNKLSLLDSSKLENVKKKMQNLQSEFLNLKKFKKDVLNITKEKGNYEESIDELFKILDVWKKTHHMIPNLLSRLQQLKKIHDNAQSFSTRLDDLEKQQSKLDSTLEEAQKNIDLVNSKISQNANLLQDMLKKIEMQEISLQSNN
- a CDS encoding protein transport protein SEC61 subunit alpha, putative, coding for MVRFLNLLKPAMFLLPEVQSPDRKLPFKEKLLWTAVSLFVFLICCQIPLYGIITSKSSDPFYWMRVILASNRGTLMELGISPIVTSGMVMQLLAGSKIIDVDQSLKEDRTLFQGAQKLLGLLITLGEAIAYVVSGIYGNLSEIGTGHAILIILQLFFAGVVVILLDELLQKGYGLGSGISLFIATNICETIVWKSFSPTTINTDKGIEFEGAIISLIYCLFTEFNKISALKKSFYRTHAPNVTNLLATILVFLIVIYLQGFRVDLSVKYQTVRGQQGTYPIKLFYTSNIPIILQTALVSNLYFFSQILYKRFSNSILVNILGQWQEIESNGTSVPIGGIAYYISPPNSFADITNDPFHTLIYISFVLVSCAFFSKTWIEVSGSSAKDVAKQLRDQHIGMRGHRDTPTSLTRVFNRYIPTAAAFGGMCIGALTILADFLGALGSGTGILLAVTIIYQFYEMLVKEQEKATSLF
- a CDS encoding nuclear import protein MOG1, putative; the encoded protein is MKKLHENYFFGKYIKMNIPNDYIDISKYRTIPDNQEVYAHKYNNNCLVIEIVCYKDIDIKEKGKYYFDDLANENTSLENKIILNNESVPHSQKNYILVVGAQKITKCNTQMHENVLLYLCIIPYKEYNADILITWNIPKNDLNINPDINIFTEMIQSFEIIDFSLFV